One window of Aggregicoccus sp. 17bor-14 genomic DNA carries:
- a CDS encoding YhjD/YihY/BrkB family envelope integrity protein: protein MHVVPPAPPRRTAPARRGWERFAATRAGRFTVDTFVAARAVLRGFRGEQLGSRAAALTYISIFSLVPLLTVALALLHALHQGAFQRRLRGLIFEVLAPGVREESAAFLERFLSRGSTTAIGSVGFLALLVSAASLLRHVEAALNELWGVRQKRPFALRLAAYVAMLLFGPLLAAASLSGTGALRALVLDTRVSFAPQLLTLGTGVLSAAGLTLLYLWAPHAHVRLRSALAGGLVAGAAWTAAKAGYVAFAAHSFRYNPLYASLGALPLFLAWVHLSWLVILFGARLAYAVEHASFRDSLAVFGDHPRARELVAARIAQEVTRAWLEGRPGPAPRELATQLRVPEALLAEVVVQLRAAGLLQPGRRGGLQPGRPVEQLTLSDVWVAVHGSGARAAPSPRTAGCAGDFEALECLLLEADAAGIRVLERTGWLDLARAPSAGAPEAPTPAIPAKTGGGRKV, encoded by the coding sequence ATGCACGTGGTGCCCCCTGCCCCGCCCCGTCGCACGGCGCCCGCTCGGCGCGGCTGGGAGCGCTTCGCCGCCACGCGTGCGGGGCGCTTCACCGTGGACACCTTCGTCGCCGCAAGGGCGGTGCTGCGAGGCTTTCGCGGTGAGCAGCTCGGCAGCCGTGCTGCGGCCCTGACCTACATCAGCATCTTCTCGCTCGTCCCGCTGCTCACGGTGGCGCTCGCGCTGCTCCACGCGCTGCACCAGGGCGCCTTCCAGCGCCGCCTGCGCGGGCTCATCTTCGAGGTCCTCGCCCCGGGCGTGCGCGAGGAGTCGGCGGCCTTCCTCGAGCGCTTCCTCTCGCGCGGCAGCACCACCGCCATCGGCAGCGTGGGCTTCCTCGCGCTCCTCGTCTCGGCGGCCTCGCTGTTGCGGCACGTGGAGGCTGCGCTCAACGAGCTGTGGGGCGTACGCCAGAAGCGTCCCTTCGCCCTCCGCCTCGCCGCGTACGTGGCGATGCTGCTCTTCGGGCCGCTGCTGGCCGCGGCCTCGCTCTCGGGCACCGGGGCGCTGCGGGCGCTGGTGCTGGACACCCGGGTCTCCTTCGCGCCGCAGCTGCTCACGCTCGGCACGGGTGTGCTCAGCGCTGCTGGGCTCACGCTGCTCTACCTCTGGGCGCCCCACGCCCACGTGCGCCTGCGCTCCGCCCTCGCGGGGGGCCTCGTCGCGGGAGCTGCCTGGACCGCGGCGAAGGCAGGCTACGTGGCCTTCGCCGCCCACAGCTTCCGCTACAACCCGCTCTACGCCTCGCTCGGTGCGCTGCCCCTCTTTCTCGCCTGGGTGCACCTGAGCTGGCTCGTCATCCTCTTCGGCGCCCGGCTGGCCTACGCCGTGGAGCACGCCTCGTTCCGGGACTCGCTCGCGGTGTTCGGCGACCACCCCCGCGCGCGGGAGCTCGTCGCGGCACGCATCGCCCAGGAGGTGACCCGGGCCTGGCTGGAGGGCCGTCCCGGCCCCGCGCCGCGCGAGCTCGCCACCCAGCTGCGCGTGCCCGAGGCGCTGCTCGCGGAGGTCGTCGTGCAGCTGCGGGCCGCGGGGCTGCTGCAGCCCGGGCGGCGCGGAGGCCTGCAGCCCGGGCGTCCCGTGGAGCAGCTGACGCTCTCAGACGTGTGGGTGGCGGTGCACGGAAGCGGCGCCCGGGCTGCTCCCAGTCCGCGCACTGCGGGCTGCGCGGGCGACTTCGAGGCCCTCGAGTGTCTGCTGCTCGAGGCCGACGCCGCCGGAATCCGGGTGCTTGAGCGCACCGGCTGGCTGGACCTCGCCCGGGCCCCGTCCGCAGGTGCTCCCGAGGCTCCCACCCCTGCAATTCCGGCAAAAACGGGCGGTGGCCGAAAAGTTTAA